Genomic DNA from Shouchella patagoniensis:
CTGTCGTATGAATGACCTCTAATGCTCGAATAACCCGACGTGTATTATTGGGATGAATGGTATGAGCTGCAACTGGGTCAACCTCGTCCAATTGATGATGTAACGCAAGTGACCCGTGTTCATGCAAATAGTGCTCCATCTGTTTTCGATAATCCTCATCCGCCTTCGCCTCTGCAAAAGAAAATTCATGGGTTATCGCTTGAACATAAAGTCCTGTGCCTCCAACTAATATTGGGACATTGCCTCGACCTCGTATTTCTGAAATTGCATGAAGAGCACGTTCTTGAAACATAGACACCGTCCATGGTTCTGTAGGTTCAAGAATATCAATTAAATGATGAGGGGCTTGCGCCAACTCTTCTTTGCTCGCTTTTGCAGTGCCAATATTCATTCTTTTATACACTTGCATCGAATCGCCGCTTACAATTTCTCCGCCCAACTCCAAAGCAAGCTTAATGCTTAGCGCTGTTTTTCCAACGGCTGTAGGACCAACAATCGCAATAAGTGTTTCGTTATTCAATCGAGTCAACACCCCTTTTTTTACTGACATCTAATACGATTAGACCATATTGAAATGCAGCGTGTTGACGTCGCTTCACAACAAATTCAAACCGTTTAAATTGTTGGCTCTGATAATGGTCTTTTAAAACAACTGCACGCCGAGCCACACGTTTGGCTTCTTGAACCATTTCAAGTGAAAGAGGTTGATAAGACGCAAACTTGCGCATACCTGAAAGGCCAGGAGAATCAATTTTTGTTTCAAACATTGGATCAAAATAAACAATATCAGCACTGTTATCAGCTGCATTTTTTAAAAAATGCAAGCTATTGCATTGCTTAACATGAATACGCCTCATTGCGTCTATAAATAAAGCGTCCGCATCGGACCAAGATTGCAACCCCTGGGCAACAATGGTGGCAATACGATGATCGGCCTCTAACCCGATTACTTTTCCACTTTTCCCTACAGCTAATTGTGCCATAACAGCATCTGCTCCCATACCTAATGAAGCGTCTATCACAATATCTCCCTCGCTTAATTGTGCCGTTTCAATGAACGGATCATACTTCGTTTTTTTCCACTGCTTGTACCGGAGTAAGGAGGAATTTGGATGGTAGAAAAAAGGAGTTTCCTCATTTAATCCATAAAGAGCTAGTTTATTTTTGGCAACAATCAATACATCCACTTGATATTCTCGGAACAATGTATCGAGAGAACGATCTCCTCGTTCAATAAATGGAACTTGAAATAGTTGAGCATGATGTATAGCTGTCTGCTTTAATTTTTCTGCTTGCTTTCTTGCCGTTGTAACAATCAATCCATTAAACTCCTCTACATGACCCTTTTAAACATTTTCTCCAATTCATACGTGGAAAAATGGATGATAATTGGTCGCCCGTGGGGGCATGTGTATGGTTCTGAACATCTACGTAAAGTTTCTAATAGTTGGAAGATCTCATCATGACGTAAATGACGATTCGCCTTGATCGCTGCTTTGCAACTCATTAAGATTGCTGCTTCTTCGCGCAAATCTTGTATATTAATCGTCCGCATGTCGAGTAACTGCTCAAACATTTCTCGGATAGTCGACTCTTCTTCCCCACTTGGAAACCATGTAGGGTGTGAACGGACCATAAATGTATTCTTTCCGAATTCTTCTAAAAACAATCCCACTGCTTCTAATTTTTCCTTTGATTCATTGATTAAAAGTGTTTCACGTGTGGTTAACTCTAACGTAATCGGCACAATTAATTCTTGCGTTTGTGCCAAAGGCTCCGCAAGCTTTTTATGGAAGTATTCATATTTAATACGTTCCTGAGCTGCGTGCTGATCAATTAAATACATTCCATTTTCATTCTGAGCAATAATGTATGTGCCATGCATTTGTCCGACCGGATAAAGAGGGGGGACCGACGCGTCCTCTTCTTCATTTTGCTGAACGTCATGATCTCCCTTACGCTCAACCTCTTGCACCGATGCTTCCATTTCTGGTTTAGCGTGAACCTCTTCTTCGACCTCAAGTGATTCAGTGCTTAGTGAAACATCATAGGAGGTACGATCCAGGTCCCGTGGCAAGTCTTGTGCTTGTTTATACGCTACCTCTTCCCCCGGCATGAAAGAGCGTTGACTATCTTGTGGCCGCTCTCGCTCTCGCACCATTTCGTTTGCTCGGTGCGATTCATACGCTAAAGAGAAAGCAAGCTGCTCCGATTCTGCTGGCTTTGCTTTTTGTGATTTAGTCGGCTCTGGAATAAGCGTCTCTTTTGTTAATGCTTTTTTAATGCTTGTCGTAATAATTTCCGCCAATGCGTCTTCTTTACTTAAACGAACTTCGAGTTTAGCTGGGTGAACGTTCACATCAATTAATTTAGGATCCATTTCTAATTTCAAAACTGCAATGGGGTAGCGTCCAATAGGAAGTAATGTATAAAAACCTTGTTGAATGGCTTTTGCTAATTTGTAATTACGAATATACCGCCCATTAATAAAGATCGACATATACTGGCGGCTCGCACGAGTTAATTCTGGTTTCGCCACATATCCACTTAATTCGTAATCCAATGATGTCCCTTCAATCTCAACCATAGATGATGCAGTTTGACGACCGTATACTTGAGCAATTACCTGAAGCGTATCTCCATTTCCAGCTGTCTGTAACACTGTCTTACCATCACTAACATAATGAAAACCAATAGATGGATAAGCAAGTGCCATACGGTTCATTACATCACTCACATGCCCCGATTCGGTTAAAACCGTTTTTAAATACTTAAGTCGTGCTGGTGTATTAAAAAAAAGATCTTTAACAACAATGCTTGTTCCTCGACGAGCACCAGATGGCTTTTTATCTTTTATTACACCACCTTGAAGAGTCATTTCGACTCCCTGCCCTCCCGTGCTTGTTGATATTAATACTGTCGAAACGGAAGCAATACTCGGTAGGGCTTCACCGCGAAAGCCCAAAGTGCGGATAGTAA
This window encodes:
- the miaA gene encoding tRNA (adenosine(37)-N6)-dimethylallyltransferase MiaA, with product MNNETLIAIVGPTAVGKTALSIKLALELGGEIVSGDSMQVYKRMNIGTAKASKEELAQAPHHLIDILEPTEPWTVSMFQERALHAISEIRGRGNVPILVGGTGLYVQAITHEFSFAEAKADEDYRKQMEHYLHEHGSLALHHQLDEVDPVAAHTIHPNNTRRVIRALEVIHTTGTLFSEQPNERAKPRFDTAMIGLTMERNQLYERINKRVDLMLNDGLLDEVTRLFNDGVEGQAIQGIGYKEIYAFLRGECSFDSAVDQLKQNSRRYAKRQLTWFRNRSEANWFDVGNNREDKIFQDVQSFLAGKRRFRNE
- a CDS encoding class I SAM-dependent methyltransferase, which translates into the protein MIVTTARKQAEKLKQTAIHHAQLFQVPFIERGDRSLDTLFREYQVDVLIVAKNKLALYGLNEETPFFYHPNSSLLRYKQWKKTKYDPFIETAQLSEGDIVIDASLGMGADAVMAQLAVGKSGKVIGLEADHRIATIVAQGLQSWSDADALFIDAMRRIHVKQCNSLHFLKNAADNSADIVYFDPMFETKIDSPGLSGMRKFASYQPLSLEMVQEAKRVARRAVVLKDHYQSQQFKRFEFVVKRRQHAAFQYGLIVLDVSKKRGVDSIE
- the mutL gene encoding DNA mismatch repair endonuclease MutL — its product is MAAIQQLNDSLSNKIAAGEVVERPASIVKELVENAIDANSKQILVEIEEGGLSSIRIVDDGGGIEPEELELAFLRHATSKIKTDRDLFTIRTLGFRGEALPSIASVSTVLISTSTGGQGVEMTLQGGVIKDKKPSGARRGTSIVVKDLFFNTPARLKYLKTVLTESGHVSDVMNRMALAYPSIGFHYVSDGKTVLQTAGNGDTLQVIAQVYGRQTASSMVEIEGTSLDYELSGYVAKPELTRASRQYMSIFINGRYIRNYKLAKAIQQGFYTLLPIGRYPIAVLKLEMDPKLIDVNVHPAKLEVRLSKEDALAEIITTSIKKALTKETLIPEPTKSQKAKPAESEQLAFSLAYESHRANEMVRERERPQDSQRSFMPGEEVAYKQAQDLPRDLDRTSYDVSLSTESLEVEEEVHAKPEMEASVQEVERKGDHDVQQNEEEDASVPPLYPVGQMHGTYIIAQNENGMYLIDQHAAQERIKYEYFHKKLAEPLAQTQELIVPITLELTTRETLLINESKEKLEAVGLFLEEFGKNTFMVRSHPTWFPSGEEESTIREMFEQLLDMRTINIQDLREEAAILMSCKAAIKANRHLRHDEIFQLLETLRRCSEPYTCPHGRPIIIHFSTYELEKMFKRVM